The following are encoded together in the Echinicola jeungdonensis genome:
- a CDS encoding polysaccharide deacetylase family protein → MKITLTNILKAIMAYGLIISGSVNRAKNKALQGNYILGIYFHDPSYKEFKNTINWLKKNNFQFITPQQLTQIIQKKQEIPKGAVIITVDDGWRDNEKNMVALAEKFEIPITIFVSTEPVENGTYWWSKVLQAKKNHFNKAPSVQELKKLPNEERLFQIEKLKQDNVNGQNYRDAMDIDQIKRISKSKYVHIGGHTHTHPILPNCSYNQVYEELELSKKKLESWTNKEITTFAYPNGDYSFREISILKKLDYQLAFTCEPEKINPHNISNPYLIPRFAFLEGASQAENICRIMGLWQPLRDKFRAIFSNQPVVYSEYKYKNKSV, encoded by the coding sequence ATGAAGATTACCCTAACCAACATTCTGAAAGCCATTATGGCCTATGGTCTCATTATTAGCGGATCAGTAAATAGAGCAAAGAATAAAGCTTTGCAAGGAAATTATATTTTGGGCATTTATTTCCACGACCCCTCCTATAAGGAATTTAAAAACACCATCAATTGGCTAAAAAAGAATAATTTTCAGTTTATCACACCACAACAGCTGACCCAAATCATCCAAAAAAAGCAGGAAATCCCCAAAGGGGCCGTAATAATAACCGTGGATGATGGGTGGAGAGACAACGAAAAAAATATGGTGGCTCTGGCAGAAAAGTTTGAAATTCCTATAACCATTTTCGTTTCTACCGAGCCTGTGGAAAATGGGACTTATTGGTGGTCAAAAGTATTACAAGCAAAAAAAAACCATTTTAATAAAGCCCCTTCTGTCCAAGAATTAAAAAAATTACCCAATGAGGAAAGGTTATTTCAAATCGAAAAATTAAAGCAGGACAATGTCAATGGTCAAAATTACAGGGATGCTATGGACATTGATCAAATAAAGCGAATTTCAAAGTCAAAATATGTCCATATTGGAGGACATACGCATACTCATCCCATTTTACCAAATTGTTCTTACAATCAAGTATATGAAGAACTGGAATTGTCCAAAAAAAAACTGGAAAGCTGGACCAATAAAGAAATAACAACTTTTGCTTATCCCAATGGAGACTATTCTTTCAGGGAAATTTCCATATTAAAAAAATTGGATTATCAGTTAGCATTTACTTGTGAGCCTGAAAAAATCAATCCACACAATATTTCCAATCCCTACCTCATTCCCAGGTTTGCGTTTTTGGAAGGGGCTTCCCAGGCAGAAAATATCTGTAGGATTATGGGATTATGGCAACCATTGAGGGATAAATTCAGAGCAATATTTTCCAACCAGCCTGTTGTGTATTCCGAATACAAATATAAAAACAAATCAGTCTGA
- a CDS encoding class I SAM-dependent methyltransferase, which translates to MMLKLKKKLPPNRTYEQILNHYLVEKSISDRLRKSNREQRQEILGSMYDELFSKVPDHSRLTRRNSEQLTAQANKEKLRLIKKFLNEDLIFVEFAPGDCRFVYEVAKYVKFAYGIDISDQRDSKENAPKNFQLIVYDGYNLNDVESNSIDILFSDQLIEHFHPEDTELHFKLVHRILKKGGKYVFRTPHRLSGPHDISAYFCDEAECFHLKEWTYSEIKALLKDLNYSDFLTRWRGSRIDVSLPYIYFGALEKILPIFPKKYIRKTAKRLIPSLYGVAIK; encoded by the coding sequence ATGATGTTGAAATTGAAAAAAAAACTCCCTCCCAACCGGACATATGAGCAGATTTTAAATCACTATTTGGTTGAAAAATCGATTTCAGATAGGCTGAGGAAATCTAATAGGGAACAGAGACAGGAAATCCTTGGCTCTATGTACGATGAATTGTTCAGTAAAGTACCTGATCACTCCAGGTTGACAAGAAGAAATTCAGAACAATTAACTGCACAAGCTAATAAGGAAAAATTACGGCTTATTAAGAAGTTTTTAAATGAAGATTTGATATTCGTGGAATTTGCTCCCGGGGACTGCAGGTTTGTATATGAGGTGGCTAAATACGTAAAATTTGCTTATGGTATAGATATTTCTGATCAACGAGATTCGAAGGAAAATGCTCCAAAAAATTTTCAATTAATTGTTTATGATGGCTATAATCTGAACGATGTGGAAAGCAATTCTATTGATATCTTATTCAGTGATCAATTGATAGAGCATTTCCATCCGGAAGACACAGAGTTACATTTTAAGCTGGTACACCGAATTTTAAAAAAGGGTGGCAAATATGTGTTTCGGACTCCACATAGGTTAAGCGGCCCACACGATATTTCAGCCTATTTTTGTGATGAAGCAGAATGTTTTCATTTAAAAGAGTGGACCTATTCCGAAATTAAAGCTTTGCTAAAGGATCTAAATTATTCGGATTTTCTTACAAGGTGGAGGGGAAGCAGGATAGACGTAAGTTTACCTTATATTTATTTTGGAGCTTTGGAAAAAATTCTACCAATATTTCCTAAAAAATATATAAGAAAGACGGCCAAACGCTTGATTCCATCTCTATATGGGGTGGCTATTAAATAA
- a CDS encoding polysaccharide lyase, whose product MNFLNTNLRYIMAASLIGVGMSACDVSGLEESNLESEEIYKATSSANLIYFETFEDSDPLSFAHHQYSEDYSFGRSQDPVFEGAYSGRFELRDDDEMASSGTRSEVLFPDQDHNERWYSFSLYLPSDGFKKDSNNDIINQWHQGSGSGSPTTTLRVEDDRFFLKSGPTKEERKDYDIAAVQKDTWNEFVIHIIHSGDSDGLVELWMNGEKMLNINGGNLNKDYDLPRWKIGIYKDDWNYDETTDTDLRVMYFDNVRMGDENASFEEMSTLGGVSSSSDLEEEPVLENDVDDSTTSTEGVGLTLINTSSDEPIGQFGTGALITAKNHRLSIVPEFGADQPSSVRFELSGTDNRTLVDDEFPFALNGDDGNGNFWYGDGLYPGDYKLVITPYDDEVAREPLTYTFTIEEGEDNIITEEGVYVTGETTSPVIEEEESTSPVIEEEESTLSPYETEFPINYLTLINTSYDEPVDNFNSGALIIAKDHRLSIVPEFGTNRPTSVQFELSGADNRIAVDDEFPFALNGDDGNGDFWYGDGLYPGNYELVITPYNNGVAQESITYTFTIEAGEENYITEEGGYVAGETTSSVEEEESTTSESLGSPINYLTLMNTSPDGTIGNFYSGDHIVAEDHRLSIVPNFGSEQPAEVKFELSGEDNRSSIDDEYPFALNGDDGNGDFWYGDGLYPGDYELIVTPYYEVNGEKVPGTSTTFTFTISEGSENYIK is encoded by the coding sequence ATGAATTTTCTTAACACCAACCTAAGATACATCATGGCTGCTTCCCTTATAGGAGTAGGTATGTCTGCATGTGATGTTTCGGGATTAGAAGAATCAAATCTAGAGAGCGAAGAAATTTATAAGGCAACAAGTTCTGCCAATTTAATTTATTTTGAAACTTTCGAGGATAGTGACCCACTTTCCTTTGCCCATCACCAATATTCGGAAGATTACTCTTTTGGAAGGTCTCAGGATCCGGTATTTGAAGGAGCTTATTCCGGTAGGTTTGAATTAAGGGATGATGATGAAATGGCTTCCAGTGGAACCAGGTCAGAAGTGTTGTTCCCAGATCAGGACCACAATGAAAGATGGTACTCTTTTAGCCTTTATTTGCCATCTGATGGATTTAAAAAAGATAGTAACAATGATATCATAAACCAGTGGCACCAGGGAAGCGGATCCGGTAGTCCCACAACCACATTGCGTGTAGAAGATGATAGATTCTTCCTGAAAAGTGGACCAACCAAGGAAGAAAGGAAGGATTATGATATTGCAGCAGTTCAAAAGGACACTTGGAATGAATTTGTAATCCATATTATCCACTCCGGTGACAGTGATGGTTTGGTAGAACTCTGGATGAATGGAGAAAAAATGCTAAATATCAATGGGGGCAATTTGAACAAAGACTATGACCTTCCAAGATGGAAAATTGGTATCTACAAAGATGACTGGAATTACGATGAGACCACTGATACTGACCTTAGGGTTATGTATTTTGACAATGTCCGCATGGGAGATGAAAATGCCTCATTTGAAGAAATGTCTACCCTGGGAGGAGTCAGTTCTAGTTCAGATTTAGAGGAAGAACCTGTACTGGAAAATGATGTGGATGATAGTACAACATCAACTGAAGGAGTAGGCCTTACCTTGATTAATACCAGTTCTGATGAGCCTATTGGGCAATTTGGAACCGGAGCTTTGATCACAGCTAAAAACCACCGGTTATCAATTGTTCCAGAATTTGGTGCAGACCAACCTTCTTCAGTTCGGTTTGAATTGAGTGGGACAGATAACAGAACTTTAGTGGATGATGAATTTCCATTTGCTTTGAATGGGGATGATGGAAATGGAAATTTCTGGTATGGAGACGGTTTGTATCCCGGTGATTATAAGTTGGTGATTACTCCATATGATGATGAAGTTGCCCGAGAACCCCTTACTTATACTTTCACTATTGAAGAAGGTGAGGATAATATTATTACTGAAGAAGGGGTATATGTTACCGGTGAAACCACTAGCCCTGTAATTGAAGAAGAAGAAAGCACTAGCCCTGTAATTGAGGAAGAAGAAAGTACTTTATCACCTTATGAAACAGAATTCCCAATCAATTACCTTACATTGATCAATACCAGCTATGATGAGCCTGTGGATAATTTTAATTCAGGTGCTCTAATCATTGCCAAAGATCACCGTTTATCCATAGTTCCAGAATTTGGAACAAATCGACCTACCTCAGTTCAATTTGAATTGAGCGGGGCAGATAACCGGATTGCTGTTGATGATGAATTTCCATTCGCCTTGAATGGAGATGATGGGAATGGAGATTTCTGGTATGGAGATGGTTTGTATCCTGGTAATTATGAATTGGTGATTACACCATATAATAATGGAGTTGCCCAGGAGTCTATTACTTATACCTTCACTATTGAAGCCGGAGAAGAAAATTATATTACTGAAGAAGGAGGATATGTTGCAGGAGAAACGACAAGCTCCGTAGAAGAGGAGGAAAGTACCACTTCTGAAAGTTTAGGTTCCCCCATCAATTACCTTACTTTGATGAATACAAGTCCTGATGGAACTATTGGTAATTTCTATTCAGGAGACCACATCGTTGCCGAAGATCACCGGCTTTCGATTGTTCCAAATTTTGGATCTGAACAACCTGCTGAAGTGAAGTTTGAACTTAGTGGAGAGGATAATCGAAGCAGTATTGATGATGAATATCCATTTGCCTTGAATGGAGATGATGGGAATGGAGATTTCTGGTATGGAGATGGTTTGTATCCTGGAGATTATGAATTAATAGTAACTCCATATTATGAAGTGAATGGAGAAAAAGTTCCTGGAACCTCTACAACGTTTACTTTTACCATTAGTGAAGGAAGCGAAAATTATATCAAATAA
- a CDS encoding polysaccharide lyase produces MNFLNTNLRNIMAASLIGVGMSACDISGLEESNLESEEIYKATSSANLIYFENFEDSDPLSFAHHQYSEDYSFGRAQDPVFEGAYSGRFELRDDDEMASNGTRSEVLFPEQDHNERWYSFSLYLPSDGYKKDSDNDIINQWHQGGGSGSPTTTLRIEDDRFFLKSGPTKEERVDYDIAAVQKDTWNEFVFHIIHSGDSDGLVEVWLNGEQVLNVKGGNLNKDYDLPRWKIGIYKDDWNYDETTDTDLRIMYFDNVRMGDENASFEDMTSGGTSTSSDIEEEPVTESDDSTTPTEGVGLTLINTSSDEPIGQFGTGALITAKSHRLSIVPEFGADQPSSVQFELSGQDNRTSEDDEYPFALNGDDGNGDFWYGEGLYPGDYELVITPYEDGVARASLTYTFTIEEGDENIITEEGVYVTEETTSTVIEEEEITDDSSSTDSTTDDGSTTDSTTDDGSTTDSPDDSTTNNSTDDDTTTDSTDGESTSVEVFEAGNSGKKIKGEAKGHEKNK; encoded by the coding sequence ATGAATTTTCTTAACACCAACCTAAGAAATATCATGGCTGCTTCCCTTATAGGAGTAGGTATGTCTGCATGTGATATTTCGGGATTAGAAGAATCAAATCTAGAGAGCGAAGAAATTTATAAGGCAACAAGTTCTGCCAATTTAATTTATTTTGAAAACTTCGAGGATAGTGACCCGCTTTCCTTTGCCCATCACCAATATTCGGAAGACTACTCCTTTGGAAGAGCCCAAGACCCAGTATTTGAAGGAGCTTATTCCGGTAGGTTTGAATTAAGGGATGATGATGAAATGGCCTCAAATGGGACCAGGTCAGAAGTGCTGTTCCCTGAACAAGATCATAATGAAAGGTGGTATTCCTTTAGCCTTTATTTGCCTTCTGATGGATATAAAAAAGATAGCGACAATGATATCATTAACCAGTGGCACCAAGGGGGTGGATCAGGAAGTCCCACAACAACCTTGAGAATAGAAGATGATCGCTTTTTCCTTAAAAGTGGACCTACGAAAGAAGAAAGAGTGGATTATGACATTGCAGCAGTTCAAAAAGATACTTGGAATGAATTTGTTTTCCATATTATCCACTCTGGTGACAGTGATGGGTTGGTAGAGGTATGGTTAAACGGCGAACAAGTGCTTAACGTCAAGGGCGGAAACTTGAACAAAGACTATGATCTTCCAAGATGGAAAATTGGTATCTACAAAGATGACTGGAATTACGATGAAACTACCGATACAGACCTAAGAATTATGTATTTCGATAATGTCCGTATGGGTGATGAAAACGCTTCATTCGAAGATATGACTTCAGGGGGAACCAGCACTAGCTCAGATATAGAAGAAGAGCCTGTAACCGAAAGTGATGATAGTACAACTCCAACCGAAGGAGTAGGGCTTACCCTGATTAATACCAGTTCTGATGAGCCTATTGGCCAGTTTGGCACCGGAGCGTTGATCACTGCTAAAAGCCACCGTCTATCCATAGTCCCTGAATTTGGTGCAGATCAACCTTCATCTGTTCAATTTGAATTGAGTGGGCAGGATAATAGAACTTCAGAAGATGATGAATATCCATTTGCCTTAAACGGGGATGATGGAAATGGTGACTTCTGGTATGGGGAAGGATTATACCCAGGTGATTATGAATTGGTAATAACCCCTTATGAGGATGGAGTGGCCCGGGCTTCTCTTACCTATACTTTTACAATTGAGGAAGGGGATGAAAATATTATAACTGAGGAAGGTGTATATGTTACAGAAGAAACAACAAGCACCGTAATTGAGGAAGAAGAAATCACTGACGACAGTTCCTCTACAGATAGCACCACTGATGATGGTTCTACCACAGACAGTACCACTGATGATGGTTCTACCACAGACAGCCCTGATGACAGTACCACTAATAATAGTACTGATGACGATACCACCACAGACAGCACTGATGGTGAATCCACCTCAGTAGAAGTTTTTGAGGCAGGTAATTCTGGTAAAAAAATAAAAGGTGAAGCCAAAGGGCACGAAAAAAATAAATAA
- a CDS encoding polysaccharide lyase: protein MNILMTNLRNIITAFLLGVVISACDVSGLEESNLEREEIYKATSSANLIFLENFEESDPFSFAHLQYSEDYSFGRSQDHVLEGDYSGRFELREDDEMASNGTRSEVLFPEQDHNERWYSYSLYLPTEGYEFDSNYDIISQWHQGSGSGSPTTTFRIEDGRFQLESGDHQDNREYYDIAAVERDTWNEFVFHIVHSSGDDGLVEIWMNGEKVLTLYGGNMDKDFDLPRWKVGIYKDDWNYDETTDTDLRILYFDNVRMGDENATFEEMTSIGATNSDETTDTDSTTDSTTTASPDDSTTTNSTDDDTTTASTDGESTSVEVFEAGNSGKKIKGEAKGHEKNK from the coding sequence ATGAATATCCTTATGACCAACCTAAGAAACATAATAACCGCCTTCCTTTTAGGTGTAGTCATTTCGGCATGTGATGTTTCGGGATTAGAAGAATCAAATCTAGAAAGGGAAGAAATATATAAGGCAACTAGTTCGGCCAATTTAATTTTTTTGGAAAACTTCGAGGAAAGTGATCCATTTTCCTTTGCCCACCTCCAATATTCAGAAGATTACTCTTTTGGAAGATCCCAAGACCACGTGCTTGAAGGAGACTATTCTGGTCGCTTTGAATTAAGAGAAGATGATGAAATGGCCTCCAATGGAACGCGCTCGGAAGTGTTGTTCCCTGAACAAGACCACAATGAAAGATGGTATTCTTATTCTCTATACCTGCCTACGGAAGGTTATGAATTTGATAGTAATTATGACATTATTAGCCAATGGCATCAAGGAAGTGGATCAGGTAGCCCCACAACCACCTTTAGAATTGAGGATGGTCGGTTTCAATTGGAAAGCGGCGATCATCAAGACAATAGGGAGTATTATGATATTGCCGCGGTAGAAAGGGATACATGGAATGAATTTGTGTTTCATATTGTGCATTCTTCCGGAGATGATGGATTGGTAGAGATCTGGATGAATGGCGAAAAAGTGTTGACTCTCTATGGAGGCAATATGGATAAGGATTTTGATCTTCCAAGATGGAAAGTAGGGATATATAAAGATGATTGGAACTATGATGAAACAACAGATACCGATCTGAGAATCCTTTATTTTGACAATGTACGGATGGGAGATGAAAATGCCACTTTTGAAGAAATGACCTCAATTGGAGCTACAAATTCAGATGAAACCACCGATACTGATTCCACAACAGACAGTACGACCACAGCCAGCCCTGATGACAGTACCACTACTAATAGTACTGATGACGATACCACCACAGCCAGCACTGATGGTGAATCCACCTCAGTAGAAGTTTTTGAGGCAGGTAATTCTGGTAAAAAAATCAAAGGTGAAGCCAAAGGGCACGAAAAAAATAAATAA
- a CDS encoding polysaccharide lyase, giving the protein MKNLKINLKNVIALSVMGAVFSSCDLVDSEESNMENEAFYSATASSNLIYFETFEDSDPLSFAHHQYSEDYSFGRAQDPVFEGNYSGRFELRDDDEMASNGTRSEVLFPDQDHNERWYSFSLYLPSDGFKKDSNNDIINQWHQGSGSGSPTTTLRIEDDRFFLKSGPTKEERVDYDIAAVQKDTWNEFVFHIIHSGDSDGLVEVWLNGEQVLNIKGGNLNKNYDLPRWKIGIYKDDWNYDETTDTDLRIMYFDNVRMGDENASFEDMTSLVATSSGETSTTDSTTDSTDSTTDSTDSTTDSTDSTTDSTDSTTDSTDSTTDSTSSTTDSTDSTTDSTDSTTDSTDDSTSSVEIFEAGNSGKKIKGEAKGHEKNK; this is encoded by the coding sequence ATGAAAAATTTAAAAATCAACCTTAAAAATGTAATTGCCCTATCTGTTATGGGGGCTGTATTTTCTTCTTGCGATTTGGTAGATTCTGAGGAATCCAACATGGAAAACGAAGCATTTTATAGTGCTACGGCCTCCTCTAACTTGATTTATTTTGAAACATTTGAAGACAGCGACCCGCTTTCCTTTGCCCATCACCAATATTCAGAAGATTACTCTTTCGGAAGAGCTCAGGATCCGGTATTTGAAGGCAACTATTCTGGTCGTTTTGAATTAAGGGATGATGATGAAATGGCTTCCAATGGAACCAGATCAGAAGTGTTGTTCCCTGACCAAGACCACAATGAAAGATGGTATTCTTTTAGCCTTTATTTGCCATCTGATGGATTCAAAAAAGATAGTAACAATGATATCATTAACCAATGGCACCAAGGAAGTGGATCAGGAAGCCCTACAACAACCTTGAGAATAGAAGATGATCGCTTCTTTCTGAAAAGTGGACCTACGAAAGAAGAAAGAGTGGATTATGACATTGCAGCAGTTCAAAAAGATACTTGGAATGAATTTGTTTTCCATATTATTCACTCGGGTGACAGCGATGGACTGGTAGAGGTATGGTTAAACGGCGAACAAGTGCTTAACATCAAGGGTGGAAACTTGAACAAAAACTATGACCTTCCAAGATGGAAAATTGGTATCTACAAAGATGACTGGAATTACGATGAGACCACCGATACGGATCTAAGAATTATGTATTTTGATAATGTACGGATGGGAGACGAAAATGCCTCTTTTGAAGATATGACCTCTCTCGTTGCTACAAGTTCAGGTGAAACTTCCACAACTGATTCCACTACAGACAGTACTGATTCCACTACAGACAGTACTGATTCCACTACAGACAGCACTGATTCTACTACAGACAGCACTGATTCCACCACGGACAGCACTGATTCCACTACAGACAGTACTAGTTCCACTACAGACAGTACTGATTCCACTACGGACAGCACTGATTCCACTACGGACAGTACTGATGACAGTACCTCTTCAGTAGAAATTTTTGAAGCAGGTAATTCTGGTAAAAAAATCAAAGGTGAAGCCAAAGGGCACGAAAAAAACAAATAA
- a CDS encoding polysaccharide lyase, with protein sequence MLGLHLLVSIIICSCDLIAGGKEEALPDSQVLEVDEKEVAAQMVEEGDSIPSGVNGSRESENLIYKVTFEEEEPLEDFHRQFGTDHAFSVSSQPAYQGKYSGRFELRDSDPMTSNGTRSEVLFPEQDHNERWYSFSLYLPADDFKIDSNNDIISQWHQGSGSGSPTTTLRVEDDRFFLKSGPKKAERVDYDIAEVQKDTWNNFVIHIVHSSGEDGLVELWFNGEKVLNIKGGNMDKDFGLPRWKIGIYKDDWNYDETTDTDHRVMFFDNVLMGNEKATYEEMSSSGF encoded by the coding sequence ATGCTAGGCCTTCATTTATTGGTAAGTATTATTATTTGTTCTTGTGATTTGATTGCAGGTGGAAAAGAGGAAGCACTTCCAGATTCTCAAGTGCTTGAGGTTGATGAGAAGGAAGTTGCTGCTCAGATGGTTGAAGAGGGTGATTCCATACCTTCTGGGGTAAATGGGAGCAGGGAATCAGAAAACCTTATATACAAAGTGACTTTTGAGGAAGAGGAACCATTAGAAGATTTTCATAGGCAGTTTGGAACCGATCATGCTTTTTCAGTGAGTTCCCAACCGGCTTATCAGGGTAAATATTCTGGCAGGTTTGAATTGCGGGATTCCGATCCGATGACAAGTAATGGGACCCGTTCAGAAGTGCTTTTTCCTGAACAAGATCATAATGAAAGGTGGTATTCATTTAGCCTGTATTTGCCAGCTGATGATTTTAAAATTGACAGCAATAATGACATTATCAGTCAATGGCACCAAGGGAGTGGCTCTGGTAGTCCAACCACAACCCTGAGAGTGGAAGATGATCGCTTCTTTTTGAAAAGTGGACCAAAGAAAGCAGAAAGGGTGGATTATGATATTGCTGAAGTCCAAAAAGATACCTGGAATAATTTTGTAATTCACATTGTCCATTCCTCTGGGGAAGATGGCCTTGTAGAACTCTGGTTCAATGGGGAGAAAGTTTTGAACATCAAAGGGGGGAACATGGATAAAGATTTTGGACTTCCAAGGTGGAAAATAGGAATTTACAAAGATGATTGGAATTACGATGAAACTACTGATACAGATCATAGAGTAATGTTTTTTGATAATGTCCTGATGGGAAATGAAAAGGCGACCTATGAAGAAATGTCAAGTAGCGGATTTTAG
- a CDS encoding undecaprenyl-phosphate glucose phosphotransferase: MDNSNKFVSGLLLVWDVITLSLTFLLSISLFKENSFQVMDWLVFFGLTTLWFVIVLSRKLYLSDMGQDVSSRIVNFLKSCIILIVLFGLTYLIFTFPPNFRNAVIAFSIGFPLLGVTTNFIIISLINRWGNNGNRHKDVLVTGMGNMVNQVNHYFNGHPNLGYNIKGFVKYSEKSTDNDAQYVSDISHIGDYMNENHVDEIIVALPIKCSKKIKSILKTADYHGARVRFIPDYKEVLGEDYKVIRHGKIDMINARQMPLDNKLSNFIKECFDWCFSSLALLFLAPLFLIIAILIKMDSTGPVFYCPVRIGKAGRPFRVFKFRTMVTNDNAGISSTQFNDPRITRVGKILRKYSIDELPQFANVFFGEMSVVGPRPHRSYLNQQFQKAVDKYMVRHYFKPGITGWAQVNGWRGPTETQEQKQQRFRHDLWYLENWSLWLDIRIIWLTIFGKKTHSKAF; the protein is encoded by the coding sequence ATGGACAATTCTAATAAATTTGTTTCAGGTTTATTACTTGTTTGGGATGTGATCACCCTAAGTCTTACATTCCTGCTTTCGATTTCATTATTTAAGGAAAACAGTTTCCAGGTGATGGATTGGTTGGTGTTCTTTGGGCTTACCACTTTATGGTTTGTGATTGTATTGAGTAGGAAACTTTATTTGTCTGACATGGGTCAGGATGTCAGTAGCAGGATTGTCAATTTTCTGAAATCATGTATTATTCTAATCGTGCTTTTTGGATTGACTTACCTGATATTTACTTTTCCCCCTAATTTTAGGAATGCTGTCATTGCCTTTTCTATTGGTTTTCCTTTGCTAGGGGTGACTACCAACTTTATTATCATCAGCTTGATTAACCGATGGGGTAATAATGGAAACAGGCACAAGGATGTGTTGGTGACTGGAATGGGGAATATGGTAAATCAAGTAAACCATTATTTTAATGGCCACCCAAATCTAGGGTATAATATTAAGGGGTTTGTTAAGTACAGTGAAAAATCAACGGATAATGATGCTCAATATGTAAGCGATATCAGTCATATCGGGGATTATATGAATGAGAACCATGTTGATGAGATTATTGTAGCGCTGCCCATAAAATGCTCAAAAAAAATAAAATCCATCCTAAAAACTGCCGATTATCACGGGGCTAGGGTGCGATTTATTCCCGATTATAAAGAGGTGCTTGGGGAAGATTATAAAGTAATCCGTCATGGAAAAATTGATATGATCAATGCCCGTCAAATGCCTCTTGACAATAAATTATCTAATTTTATCAAAGAATGCTTTGATTGGTGTTTTTCAAGTTTGGCATTATTGTTTTTGGCCCCACTATTTTTGATTATTGCCATTTTAATAAAAATGGATTCTACAGGTCCGGTATTTTACTGTCCGGTCCGGATTGGTAAAGCGGGTAGGCCTTTCAGGGTATTTAAATTTAGGACGATGGTGACAAATGATAATGCTGGAATTTCTTCTACTCAATTTAATGACCCCAGGATTACAAGGGTTGGTAAGATTTTGAGAAAATACAGCATAGATGAATTACCCCAATTTGCTAATGTCTTTTTTGGTGAAATGAGTGTTGTAGGTCCCAGACCACACCGAAGTTACTTAAATCAACAATTTCAAAAAGCTGTAGATAAATATATGGTTCGGCATTATTTTAAGCCAGGGATTACAGGTTGGGCCCAGGTTAATGGATGGAGAGGTCCTACAGAAACTCAGGAACAGAAACAACAAAGGTTTCGACATGATCTATGGTACTTGGAGAATTGGTCTTTGTGGCTGGATATCAGGATAATATGGTTAACTATATTCGGTAAAAAAACTCATTCAAAAGCATTTTAA
- a CDS encoding response regulator, with protein MLKIVLIDDDPISTFITEKLISKYLHEPFQIYKFEKAADALKRIYNISPNYLFLDLNMPEMNGWEFLEQFSPRKTSPEIYILSSSLDQRDINRANDYSQVKQYLSKPMINKYISHIFN; from the coding sequence ATGTTGAAGATAGTGTTAATTGATGATGATCCCATCAGTACGTTTATTACCGAAAAACTGATATCCAAATATCTCCATGAACCTTTCCAAATCTATAAATTTGAAAAAGCTGCAGATGCTTTAAAAAGAATTTACAATATTAGTCCCAATTATTTATTCCTGGACTTGAATATGCCAGAAATGAATGGCTGGGAATTCCTGGAGCAGTTTTCCCCAAGAAAAACCTCTCCCGAAATATATATTCTAAGCAGTTCATTAGACCAAAGAGATATCAACCGGGCCAATGACTATTCCCAAGTAAAGCAATACCTTTCCAAACCCATGATTAACAAATATATTAGTCATATTTTTAATTAA